From a single Pirellulales bacterium genomic region:
- the metE gene encoding 5-methyltetrahydropteroyltriglutamate--homocysteine S-methyltransferase, giving the protein MLTHTLGFPRVGLRRELKKTLESYWKGEVKESILLACARNLRLRHWELQKKQGIDLIPVNDFSLYDHVLDTTVMLGAVPERFGSHHEHVDLATYFRMARGEGSIAALEMSKWFDTNYHYLVPEFSPKQRFRVSSTKLIDEVREAVGLGIRPKPVLLGPVTYLKLGKSTVEGFDRFEHLDAILSVYETVLRELQGAIEWLQIDEPALVLDLTDGEKAAYRHAFERLNKAAGTTKIILATYFESLRENAALAASLATAAVHVDLVRGPEQISQIAPRLGASQKLSLGLVDGRNIWRVDADAAWSAIEAAKIALGSERLMLGTSCSLLHVPTDLDAEEGLDPEVRSWMSFAKQKCEELRLLADVADGRKALAALDENRAIQQARRSSLRAVNPAVRARLESITDQMSARKTTHAERKRLQQERLHLPLLPTTTIGSFPQTAEVRKARLEFKRGQMDRQAYVQAMESFIRDSVEHQHALGLDVLVHGEAERNDMVEYFGEQLDGFCFTQNGWVQSYGSRCVKPPIIFGDVSRPKPMTVEWAKYAQSLTDKPMKGMLTGPVTILCWSFVRDDQPRSDTCKQIALAIRDEVQDLEQAGIAIIQVDEAALREGLPLRRADWNEYLEWAVYCFRLSTSGIRDETQLHTHMCYSEFNDIVQWIAKMDADVVSIEASRSKMELLKAFRQFDYPNDIGPGIYDIHSPRVPSTGEMTELLQQALDVIPDERLWVNPDCGLKTRGWPEVLESLRNMVDAAQAQREVVTA; this is encoded by the coding sequence ATGTTGACCCACACGCTGGGATTTCCGCGCGTCGGATTGCGTCGCGAGCTGAAAAAAACGCTCGAGTCGTATTGGAAGGGAGAAGTCAAGGAATCGATCCTGTTGGCGTGTGCCCGCAACTTACGGCTCCGCCACTGGGAACTGCAAAAGAAGCAGGGCATCGATCTGATTCCGGTCAATGACTTCTCATTGTACGACCACGTGCTGGATACGACCGTCATGCTCGGCGCCGTGCCCGAGCGATTCGGGAGCCATCACGAGCACGTTGATCTGGCAACTTACTTTCGCATGGCGCGCGGTGAAGGTTCGATCGCCGCACTGGAAATGAGCAAATGGTTCGACACCAACTACCACTACCTCGTGCCGGAATTCTCTCCCAAGCAACGCTTTCGAGTTTCGTCGACGAAGCTGATCGACGAAGTGCGTGAGGCCGTGGGGCTGGGCATCCGTCCCAAGCCCGTGCTTCTCGGACCGGTCACATACTTGAAACTTGGCAAGTCTACGGTCGAGGGATTCGACCGCTTCGAGCACCTCGACGCGATCCTGTCCGTCTACGAAACCGTACTTCGCGAGTTGCAGGGAGCTATCGAGTGGCTGCAGATCGACGAACCCGCGCTGGTTCTCGATCTCACCGACGGCGAGAAGGCCGCCTACCGACACGCCTTTGAACGACTGAACAAAGCGGCAGGCACAACCAAGATCATTCTGGCCACCTATTTCGAGTCGCTGCGCGAGAACGCCGCATTGGCTGCCTCGCTCGCAACGGCTGCGGTGCACGTTGACCTGGTGCGCGGCCCCGAACAAATAAGCCAAATCGCGCCTCGTCTCGGCGCCAGTCAAAAATTGTCACTGGGCCTGGTCGATGGGCGCAATATCTGGCGAGTCGATGCCGACGCGGCGTGGTCCGCCATCGAAGCCGCCAAGATCGCCTTGGGTTCCGAGCGCCTCATGCTCGGGACGTCGTGTTCGCTGCTGCATGTTCCGACCGATCTCGATGCCGAGGAGGGGCTCGACCCCGAAGTTCGATCTTGGATGTCGTTCGCCAAGCAGAAATGCGAGGAGCTGCGTCTGTTGGCAGATGTCGCCGACGGGCGGAAGGCCCTGGCCGCGCTCGACGAGAACCGGGCGATTCAGCAGGCACGTCGATCGAGTCTGCGCGCAGTGAACCCGGCAGTGCGCGCACGCCTCGAAAGTATTACGGACCAGATGAGCGCCAGGAAGACGACTCATGCCGAGCGTAAACGCTTGCAACAAGAGCGGCTTCACCTTCCGCTGTTGCCGACGACGACGATCGGCTCGTTTCCACAGACGGCTGAGGTCCGCAAAGCGCGTCTCGAATTCAAGCGCGGGCAAATGGATCGCCAGGCGTACGTCCAGGCAATGGAGTCGTTCATTCGAGACTCGGTCGAACATCAGCACGCGCTGGGGCTCGACGTGCTCGTGCATGGCGAAGCCGAACGCAACGACATGGTCGAGTATTTCGGCGAGCAACTCGACGGCTTCTGCTTCACGCAGAACGGCTGGGTCCAGAGCTATGGAAGCCGCTGCGTGAAGCCGCCGATCATTTTCGGCGACGTATCGCGGCCCAAGCCGATGACGGTCGAGTGGGCCAAGTATGCACAGTCCCTCACCGACAAGCCGATGAAAGGCATGCTCACCGGCCCTGTGACGATCCTATGCTGGAGTTTTGTGCGAGACGACCAACCACGCAGCGATACGTGCAAGCAGATCGCGCTGGCGATTCGCGACGAAGTGCAGGACCTGGAGCAGGCCGGCATTGCCATTATTCAGGTCGATGAAGCCGCGCTGCGCGAAGGCCTACCGCTGCGGCGAGCGGATTGGAACGAGTACCTGGAATGGGCGGTCTATTGCTTTCGGCTGAGCACCAGCGGCATCCGCGACGAGACGCAGTTGCACACGCACATGTGCTACAGCGAGTTCAACGACATCGTCCAGTGGATCGCGAAGATGGATGCCGACGTCGTCAGCATCGAAGCCAGCCGCAGTAAGATGGAACTGCTCAAGGCGTTTCGACAGTTTGATTATCCCAACGATATTGGCCCGGGCATTTACGACATCCACAGCCCGCGCGTGCCAAGCACCGGCGAAATGACGGAACTTCTGCAGCAGGCTTTGGACGTGATCCCGGACGAGCGGCTATGGGTGAACCCCGATTGCGGCCTGAAAACGCGCGGCTGGCCGGAGGTTCTCGAATCGCTGCGTAACATGGTGGACGCAGCCCAGGCACAGCGCGAGGTCGTTACGGCCTGA
- a CDS encoding sigma 54-interacting transcriptional regulator has protein sequence LRVLEGHPFERVGGTEPVKVDVRVIAATNRDLEKAVGDGLFRRDLYFRLHVLEIVVPPLRERPDDIAELARYFLRKFTHETGRRIRGFTPGAMEQLSRYRWPGNVRELKNVIERAVVLARGELIDQENLMLSKLPAGEVDPAAQTVEFQALSLEEMERRHILATLQATGWNKSQTASLLGIERSTLDRKIRRYNLADLAPGRRR, from the coding sequence CTTGCGGGTGCTCGAAGGCCATCCGTTCGAGCGCGTCGGCGGCACCGAGCCGGTGAAGGTGGACGTGCGAGTAATCGCCGCCACCAACCGCGATCTGGAAAAGGCCGTCGGCGACGGGCTGTTTCGCCGCGATTTGTACTTCCGGCTGCACGTGCTCGAGATCGTGGTGCCGCCGCTGCGCGAGCGGCCCGACGATATTGCCGAGCTGGCCCGCTACTTTCTCCGCAAGTTCACGCACGAAACCGGCCGCCGCATTCGCGGCTTCACGCCCGGGGCGATGGAGCAGTTGTCGCGATATCGCTGGCCGGGAAATGTGCGCGAGCTGAAGAACGTCATCGAGCGGGCCGTCGTGCTGGCCCGCGGCGAGTTGATCGACCAGGAAAACCTGATGCTCTCGAAGCTGCCGGCCGGCGAAGTCGACCCGGCGGCGCAGACCGTCGAGTTCCAGGCTTTATCGTTGGAAGAGATGGAGCGCCGGCATATCCTGGCAACGCTCCAGGCCACCGGCTGGAACAAGAGCCAGACTGCCAGCTTGCTCGGCATCGAGCGCTCGACACTCGACCGCAAGATTCGCCGCTACAATCTGGCCGATCTTGCGCCGGGGCGCAGGAGGTAG